In Juglans microcarpa x Juglans regia isolate MS1-56 chromosome 4S, Jm3101_v1.0, whole genome shotgun sequence, a single window of DNA contains:
- the LOC121262067 gene encoding flocculation protein FLO11-like translates to MVPSPLGASVPPVKSAWNGPPRLSPSPSPSSSTACSRSSPTPRLVGTTRASPAANAPVPGTRRVTSVYLVVPIIASALAPIDVKAGMVLVKDNKAQVSTKITGTLLTPTDSTATSISTPANMKVGMVLVKDNEAPTSVRTTKALLTSTSTTMALPSDTSTKTPMAQGTTLAISLLA, encoded by the coding sequence ATGGTGCCATCACCCCTCGGTGCGTCAGTGCCCCCTGTAAAATCCGCTTGGAATGGACCTCCCCGACTTTCACCTTCACCTTCACCTTCATCTTCCACGGCATGCTCAAGATCCTCTCCGACCCCTAGGCTCGTTGGAACTACTAGAGCCTCACCTGCAGCCAACGCACCAGTGCCAGGCACGAGGAGAGTCACCTCGGTCTACCTCGTCGTTCCCATCATCGCTTCGGCACTGGCTCCTATAGACGTCAAGGCCGGGATGGTGTTAGTGAAGGACAATAAGGCCCAAGTGTCTACCAAAATAACTGGGACCTTGCTGACCCCCACTGACTCCACTGCGACCTCAATCTCCACTCCTGCCAATATGAAGGTCGGGATGGTACTAGTGAAGGATAATGAAGCCCCAACATCGGTGAGAACAACCAAAGCTTTATTGACCTCAACTAGCACCACCATGGCCTTACCCTCAGATACATCAACCAAAACCCCGATGGCCCAAGGCACTACCCTCGCTATTTCCCTCCTGGCATGA
- the LOC121262068 gene encoding uncharacterized mitochondrial protein AtMg00810-like, translated as MSLTGSSLDFLSEFILTLSSQFAMKDLGPIHYFLGVQITQTLEGLILTQAKYARDILDRAQMTDCKPMGTPMMAKTKGLTSIAPYLDPAHYRSLVGALQYLTLTCPDLAYSVNFVSQFMHSPTEDHFKMVKRILRYVKDTVDLGLHFSSNSTLDLYAFSDVGWMCTHLTLHNRLLHISR; from the coding sequence atgtcaCTTACTGGTTCATCCTTAGATTTTCTTTCTGAATTTATTCTCACCCTTAGTAGTCAATTTGCCATGAAAGACCTGGGtcctattcattattttttagggGTTCAGATTACTCAAACTCTTGAAGGCCTCATTCTGACCCAAGCTAAATATGCCCGTGATATTCTAGACCGTGCCCAAATGACTGACTGTAAGCCCATGGGCACTCCCATGATGGCTAAAACCAAAGGGCTTACATCCATAGCACCATATCTTGACCCTGCTCATTATCGCAGCCTTGTTGGTGCTCTTCAATATCTTACCCTTACTTGCCCTGACCTTGCATACAGTGTTAACTTTGTGTCACAATTCATGCACTCCCCTACTGAAGATCATTTTAAAATGGTCAAACGTATACTCAGATATGTGAAAGACACAGTTGACTTAGGCCTTCATTTCAGTTCCAACTCTACACTTGATCTTTATGCTTTCTCTGATGTAGGTTGGATGTGCACTCACTTGACACTCCACAACAGGCTATTGCATATTTCTCGGTAG